The Setaria viridis chromosome 9, Setaria_viridis_v4.0, whole genome shotgun sequence sequence GTCGGATCGGGGCAGCACACCACCCAAGCACTCCACGTTCACTGCTCATGCACCAAACTGCACCACCATCACCGGGGCACAAGGCCGATAGAGGATATTCCATCGTCACCGCCAGCGCCATCGTTGCCGATGATGTCTCACACCGAGCCCACCACTACTATGCAGGGTTGGCCGTCGTGATCCGCTGCAAGACGTGTAGCTATCATACCATCGGATCAGCTTACGCCGCCTCACGAAGTTATCCTACACCGGACTAACACCTGCCAAACAGGGCTAGCCGTCGTAGAATGTTGCAAGCCGTCGAACCAATATATGAGTAGCTACCTCTGGCCATCAACCACCGACCAACTTCCACCAAGATCAGACCACCAAGCAACCCAGTCATCTCATCGGAGAAAGCAAAATTGCCATGCGGGGCCTCCAGCAGCCGTCTAAGACCACCTTGCATCAAAGCTGCCACCGTCATGCGGGGCCGCCCAACGCCTCACCGCACAGGTCGCTTCGGCAATTCACATCTGCCGGCCACCTCCTACCACGCCGGCCTCCATGCCAACTCCGTGGTCACCACTGGTGTACGGTCCCGCCAAACCGTCGCCTTCAAACGCCTAGCAGAAGTCATGCCATCTACACTCTGTACCAACGCCCACCTCGTGGCCGCCATCCAGCACCGCGGGCATCTGCACCTCGAGTCCTCAACTTGGTCTCCACCCACTCTACCACATGGCCCATTCCACCAAGGTCGAAGCTTAGCACCAACTCGGCCGCCGCTATGCGTGAGCGATCGCTATCAAGCCTCACATTGAAACTTCCAGTGCACTACCCACCGCCATCAATGTCAAGCCAAGCAGCACATCAACAGATGCGGGGGCTCTCGAGTGCCTCCACGGAAAGGATATAGGGAAGAGGGTGAGAGAGAAGAAGGCCACTCTCCCCCGCACCCACCCATCTTGGCTCCCGATAGTGCTGCCGACATCGTAGATAAGCCGTCGGGAAGACAGAGAAGGTAGAATagaactccaaagacgacgccagtcgcgccgtcgccgcctgcaCGAGAGAACTTGGGCATGGTTTTCACCCGGAGATTCCGCCACTGAAGCGAGGAGGGTGCCTTGACAACGTCCCACCAGGAAGTGCGGCGCTCGAGGCGTCGCCGTTGTCGGCCCAACGTATTGCCGAGGAGGCTTTCACCCGACACACacccactcgccgccgccgcaaggtCACCAACCACCATGGCCACCGCCACCAAACTCTCCTCCCAGCCAGCGCCACCACCGTTGCCCTACACTCTCCGCGTCGGCGCTCCACCTCCACGCGCCCAGCAGCCGGCATCCTCCCGCTCGTGCGCCACCGTGCAGTCGCCACACTGTCGCCCGTGCGCCTCCGCGGCCCTTGCCGGCTGCCGCTGGCCTTAACCCACGCATCTCTATGGCCCCGCGCCTCATCCTCGCACGCAGCTTCCGCGCGGCCTCCACACATGGCCACCACCGAGTCAAGCGCGGGTCGGCACCTTGCCTCGCACCCACCGCTGCTGCCCACTCGCCCGGCTCTGGAGCCCACCCGCCTGCTCATCACGACCGCAGCAGCCGGGCCGCCTTCTCACCCTGTGCCGCCACCGAGGCCCCACAGGTGCTTGCCACGCTCGTGGCTGCTGGGCTGCCTCCTCGCTCTGCGCtgtcgcgccgccaccgcggccccATAGATTCGCCCAGCCCTGCTGCACCGGTGGGAGCTCGCTTCCCTACGCACGCCATGGCCGCCTCCCGGTGTCTCCCGCCCAGATCCGGGCAGGCGCAACGAAGACCGAACGAAATcaccccgccgccacctttCTAGGGGCCGCGCGGGCTTCCGGCGGCACTGAGGTGGAGTAGATGGGGAGCGGCGTGGCAGCGAGGTGGTCAGGCCACCGCTCGTGTCGCCCGAGCGGGAGGCGACGCGGGGCTTGAGTTTTGGTTCCTTCACTTGCTTGATCTTTCAACGTAATCGTATGTTTAAGTTTTGTTGGATATTCTAATGTTGAATTTAGATCAATTTGATCACTTACATGTAGGCCCATGTGTACCTAGGCCAACGTGTCAGTGACTAAGTCAATCTAGATCCACTGTTACCACTGTTGTGGAGCACTGGACCTGCATGTCAGTGACCAAATCGCTTCGACCATATAGCTTGTGACGAATATGCAATGCAAACTTTAGAGGGGTGTTAATTCCTTGTTTGTTTATTGGAGATGCTAATCATACTTTTGACTTTTGAGCAAACTTCAGGGTTTCTTTAAATGGTTTAATTAGTTTTTTTCCTGATCGGGTCATGACTCTCGTGGCATGACGTGGCGAGATATCCACCAAATTCCTGGTGCTTCTTTAGCTAATGATTTAAAAAAAGATCAATAATCATTATGCAATAGACCAGAATTCATCAGTAGTCGTGTATGAGCTGGTGTGGCAGCAAAAGCTGTATAGGAGCTTAGTATTGATTATTGGCTACACAGATTCAGCTATCAGAATTGGTCTACCTGGAAAGCAGGCAACCATATCAAATAATGTAAAGGAATAGTTTCAGGTGCAGATTCTATGTCGTTTTCTCAGGCCTGATTATTATTGGTTCTTCACTTCTCTGTAGATATCAGAAGCTAAGGGCTTCTTTCCAGGTGTGGCATATGTATTCAGTATTCTCACGTCTACATCGACAGACACAGTACAAGAGATGAAGAGAATATAACAACTTTGTGCACTGTTCGGCAGGGAGAATTTCGTATCATCATTCGTGGAGATTCCAATCATCCATATATATCAAATTCCCGTGAGGCCGAGATACAGACGGACCTTAATGGATGAGCTAGCCCATCACAACATTTGGCACGAAACACTTGGAAATTAAAATGCTTTTGCGCACAACTATATCGATTATGAGTACACCTCAAGTACAATCAGAGGTGTAAACCCTTTGATACATTTATCAGCTTCCATCCAAGTAATGGCTGTACATGAACTATAACGCACGCGAATGGCATGTACTCCCTACCAGCACGGTAAAGATCATTACCTGCATTTTACCAGTCTTCAAAGATTAGATGATGGCCCATCAAGCGAGGCATGTTTCTTGCATGAAACTCTTTTTATCGCGAGGCCAAAATTTGTACAGATGGCCCGACCTAGCTTCTTGAGTTTCGCAACTGACCGCCGTGTGGTCTTTTCCATCGTGGCGTAGTCCCCCTCTCCGGCTACCTTCACAGTTTCATCTGCAGACGTCGTGCCAGCAGGTTGCTTCGTGCTTTGGTACCGGGGGAAACGCTTTCAATAACTTCGGTACTCAACGGGGGCTTTAGTACGAGATCAAATAAATGATATTAAAaggatattaaaaaataaaaaaagaaatctgcCGTCCAGAGCTCCGGCCAcaccccgccgccatccgccaGAGCGTCGGAGCCGTGGCCGCACCCCGTCGCCGTCCACCCGAACGCTGGAGCTTCGGCCGCACAGCACCTGAGCCTCGCaccagagagagggagggatggAGGCGGCGTACTCACGCTgctcagccaccaccgccagttgccgccaccgccgctcctcagCCTGTCGGTTGCTGCCACCGCCAgatctgagggagaggtggccgctactccaagatccacgcgctccttgctccgccacgccTGCTCCGCCGTTGTGCCCTCCTGCCGGAGTTCCACCGCTCCTTGCTTCGCCACACCTTGACGATGCTCTGCCACCTCGCCGTgccctcccttcttgcctccgccgctccttgccccgtcgccgctcctcgccacatgtaagaggtgaggggcgagcggaggggggaagaagagagagaggcgcAGGTGAGAGGTCGGATGAGGGGGACGAGCGGATAAGAAGAGGGGAGGTACTCTTTTAGTACTGGGTAGAGGcttcatccggtactaatgggtactaaaggtcctcaggcacattagtatcggttggaggtttcaaccggtactaatggatgacctttagtaccaggtgaaacTTCCACCCAATACTAAGGGGTCACGGGGGCTCCTCGAGGACttacattagtaccggaccaaaatgcaaccggtacttgAGTTTCGGGATGAATGCTGAGTTTTCTCAGTTTCGCCGCCGGGCAACTCGCTTCCGTGCAAGCAAAGCATGCATATGGCTCGATCTTTTATAATGTTTTCAGCTGTAAAGTTCTCACCTCGCACAAAACACAAGCCAGGTGGTTCCAAGGAGTGGGTAGGCACGTCGACTGCCACTTCACAGTTCACCGTCTCGAACGATCAAAGTAGCCTTGAACTACGTATAGAACTAGAGAACATCCGTGGAAGTCCTTTTGCGGCAAGCGGTGGACCGGTTGGACCGCACACCGCAGTCCGCAGGCAAAGGTCGTCGTCGCAATCCCGTGCCCACGGTTAGGCCATCCTGTGCGACTGTTCCCCTGTGATGATAAAGGCCGGCACCACCGTACCACACCAGCGTCTGGTCCGGCCAGCCAGGCAGCCACCACTGGTTCCGCACCTGTCGCAATCGGCCTCCACGAGATGGCGCCGGGGTGGCGGGGCGGGAGAgacgccggccgcacccccggCAGGATTCGGTGGAGCGTGACCGGAGCGACGCACCACCCTCCAATCCGGCCGGTTGCCGGAGGCCGTGATTATCTGCTCGTTTCTTTACTCCTTTCCACGCCGATATTATCATATCGGCCACATGCCGCAAGGCAGCCAAAAGTGTTGACGTGCCCCCTGGACACCTTTATCTTCAACGCGATCTTCTACGGCGTGCCCACCGTGCAGTCGAGCGTGCTGGAGATCTTTTTGTTGGGACTTGGAAGGAATCTTTCACCATGGAGAACTCAAAGAttcctcccaagtcccaacaaaAGTTCTCCATGCGCATACACACGGCGGCAGCGGTGTTTCACCATGTTGGGCGAGCCACGTGCCTTGATGCTCGTCGTAGCAGGCATGCTTCCGGCTCCCTGCCCGTTCCGTAGGCCGCAACTAGTAACGTAACGAAAGCTAAAACCTGCAAAATTTATGCTGCTCGCCTGCTCGCATATCGAAGCAAAGCAagttaccttttttttcttccaactTTAGGGCtgtaaaaaagaagatttctcatcacatcaaacttgcggtacatacatggagtactaaatgtagacgaaattaaaaactaattgcacagttttgttgtactttgcgagatgaatcttttgagcctaattagtcgaTGTTTGGACaaaatttacaaatacaaatgaaatactACAATTATGTATTTATGAAAAATACAAACTTTATCACTCCTAATTTAGGAACTGAACAAGGCTCAAATAGCAGGCGGTTGATGTATCGCAGCAGCACCGCCGTGTACAAGGAATCCAAGATATGTGTCAGCCAGTCAAGACCTGAAAGCTGTGAAAGGGCCGGCACGGAGCCCCACCTCATGAACGTCTACGGGCTTGTTTGGTCCAGGCTCCTAAAAACAGCCTTTTTAGTCAGCTCTTATAAATTATTTGATTCCAGTGATTAAAATTAACTGAAGATAATAAATATTGTGGTAAAAGGATCATGCTGCCCTCCCATGCCCCTGCTCCTTCTCCACTTGGCGCCTCTTCTTCCCTACGCTTGCTGGCACTATTTTGCTGCCGGCACCATACTCGCCACTGGAATCCAAAGATCATAACACAGCTCAATGCAGAGACAAAGTAAGCATCAACAGAAAAGCAAGCAACAATACCAAATAAGTGCAAATGGGCTCAGTAACCATTCCATTCCAGGCAGATTAAGGTTCACATTCTAAGAACTAGATGGAGAAACACATAGTTTCCATGACGAGTTACTGGACCAACAATGCCCACACCACTACTTCGAACAGCTAGCGAGagttgttgcaaaaaaaaattgcttgcATAGTAGGCAGCTCTCTATCTACAGACGTACACCTCCAGCAAGCGACGAGCGGGAAACCGGGGCCGACGATGATGGGGAGGAAGGGCGGCTCTTCTTCTCCAAGCCCAAGCTCGATGCGGCCGAcacgccatggccatggccctCCTGTGCCGCCAGCCTGCAGACGGCCTCCTTCCACCGCCAGGGAcgccacgacggcgacgactACCGGCCATGCACCActcggaggaagaggaggcgccggcgtcggcatCGCTAGTGGAGGAGAGCGTGGCGGTGGACTCGGAGGCCACGAATGGGGACTGCCGGCGGGGGaggccgtggccgccggcgtggaggaTGGATCTATGGGCGGCGAAGGGGTTGGACGAATCTGCGCACGGATCCTTCCTGGGATCCGGCGGGGGATGGCCCAGTCACCGGTGAGAAACCGCGGGTagcggcgtggaggagggagggatcggcggcggggctgggagGATTCGGTGGCGTGGAGGGGGGAGGgtgcggcgggagggagggcgcGGCGGGACGCTACGGTGCCATGCGGgcgcaggggcggcgggcggggcagcGGGAGTGGGAGGGCGCGGGGTGGGTAGAGTGGAGTAAATGAGGGTATCTGTCGTCAAGTTACTACTTTAGGAGGTTTTAGGAGGTGGTGGAGCTCTGAAGCCACCTAAAATTAtaattttagtcacttttagttAATGTGTTAGgctctttagtcactttttaggagctaaagaTTTTAGGAGCTGGAACAAAACAGGCCCTACGTGTCGCCGCTGCAGCGtcgtaccaccaccaccactgccaactccggggttgtttggatactaaggtgctaaactttagcaatgtcacatcggatgttcgaatgctaattaggaggactaaacatgagctaattataaaactaattgcagaaccctgtgctaattcgcgagacgaatctattaagcctaattaatccatcattagcaaatggttattgtagcaccaccttatcaaattatggactaattaggtttaatagattcgtctcgtgaattagacttcatctgtacaattagtttgtaattaatatatatttaatactcttaattagtatctaaacatccgatgtgacagctgctaaactttagcaggagcATCCAACGAGACCTCCGTCCTGCCCAAAGGAGCAAAGCCCTAAACCCAGCCATGAGCCGTCGCATCGCCCTCAAGCAACAGGCCGTCTCGTCTCATCTCCTCGCGCGCGTCGGCGTCCGGCGTCGCCGCCCGAAAACGGCGCGGCGCCAGCGCGATATGCGCAAGCCGCGGGGCGCGCGGGACGCCGCAAGCCCGCAATCCCTCGCTCTCGCTGGCTCGCTCCCGCGTGTCCCCACACGGTCCGTGCGCCCCACCGGCCCCGCGCCCTGGATGGCGGCCCCCGCCAGGCGGATAAATTATTGGGCGACCGGAAGAACCCGACACCAGGCTAGAGAGAGGGTAGGGAGCCGGCTCGGGGCCCACTCGTCGGACGGTCCCAGTCAAGGCGCCGCGCGGCACGTGCCTCGCACTGGACCACCCGATCCCGGTGGGGGCAACCCGGGCCGCCGGGCCAGGCGTGCTTGGACTCGAGGAACTTCCAGGAAGGCCACCCACGCACCGCATCTCGAGACGGCTATAAACAAAGCGAGCCGGAAAAATATTCGAGCGCTGCAGTTTTTGGTttgggggagaggaggagggaaggaatCAGATTGGTGGGagtgggagggaggaaggagaggtcAGGCCAGGTgacgagggagggaggcggaggcggattGAGGAGTGGTtggcgcgtcgccgtcgcgcgccacTGAAGCCGCGTAGTCGCGCTCCTTTTTAATCACTGCCGCAGCGCCCGTCCCTGCGCCTGCTCGTGCCGGCCGCACTGAGCCTGAGCGAGCTCTGGGGACGGTGGACTGGTGGCGATCACATCAGGTACCTGTTCCTTCTATTCCGCCATTAGTTTCTTCTTTCTGTTTTCGAGTCGTGTGAAATGATACTGTTTgcgcggtgccgccgccgccggcgggtggAGGGGTGGGAGAGGGATGGCGGATTTGATTTCCTGTTTTGGTTGGTTTTCTGGATCCATTTCGGTGAGATTTAGCGATCTTCCTGAATGAGCTGTGATGCGAACCTCTTCTCTTCAGATTACTGAATTTTGGGGGTATATTGGGATGCTTCTCTTCCACGCAAGCGTGTGATCTTTTTGCTTTTTTAGCTCCGGGGCGGGGCCGTGGATTCGCTCGTCTTTGGGTAAAGTTTTTGGTTCCTTCTGCACAGCACGGCTGCGGTGTGTGCGACTTGTCCCTTCCTAGGCTACTGCTTTGCTTCCGATTATGATCTCCCTACGCTCATCAGCCTCATCTTGTCACCAATGAATGAATCGAGCTGCAGGGTCCGGGAAAGAATTGAATTCGTCTGAGTTTTCAGTGATGCTATAGACTGTAGTGTTTGCACTAATTGAGCCGTTATGTTGTGTGCACAATCAATTCATCATTAACCCATGTTAGATCTGTTTGTCGCTGCCTTCTTCCAGTCTACCTCTTTGATTCTTCCTATACAAAACTCGTACTGTCTTTAATTCAACTTGTTCATTAATAATTTCATCTTGTATTTTAAGAACAaatgtttttttcccttcacGGTGCTTCACTGCTTCTAGTAATATCTTTGATCTACCCTACCATCTGCTTGTTTATTGTCGGTTGGTACGCTTGTGCGCTGCCTTCTCTTCCACTTAATCTGGGGAACTGACTACGATTTGTACCAGAGGGCACATACTATCGGCTGATTGTCCGTGACACGGCAAGATGTCACTAGCGAAGAAGGAAGAGGTACTCAGAAACTCCCTCGTTGGAGGTCAATTCAGGTTGTTTGGACGTCTCTTTCGTGTTTGTGTAAAAATCTTGGATATTTTATGAGCAGGTTTGCAGCCACCGACTTGTACCGCGATTGGGTGAGCCGGCAGTTGGTGTGCCTATTAAGAAGAGGCCAGTTCTCTTGTCTGATAGATCTGTTGCGTCTTCCATGCCGCTCTCAATAAAGCCTCCTTCTCCAGTGAAGGATATGCCTGTTTCTGCTACAGGGGCAGGCTGTGGCCATGAATCATTCTTCAATATTGCTAAATCAGATACAAATGTGATCACCAAAGGTAAGGGAATCACTGATACTCAGATCCAGGACCATGCCAACAGGTCTTTTACTTCGCTATCAATGACCAGTGGCCACGGAGGGCTGTTTAATGCATCAAGTGAGATCCCCTCTGCGGAGAGTGCTGCAAGGAGGTTTCCACCAGTTGTTGAATCGCAACGTCAAAATTTTTTGGCTCTGGATTTACAGTTACCATCTCGTCAAAATGGCAAAGATAGTAACTATGGCTCTATTGTGAAGGAAGAGAAAGTAGACCAAGCTCTTTCCGGCCTTTCTTCAGCAGAAGCCCACAATAATGTTCATGTTGCAAGTGAACTCAATGCCTCTTCTTATTCTAACAGTAGCGATGGGAGACTACCTAACTTGGATCTGAATGTGCCGCTGGACCCAGCTGATTCACTTGAAGGTTTGCCTACAATGCATGAAAGTGGGAATGGGTTGTTTCACCATAGAACAATTCAGCGTCAGAAAGCTCAGGTGGCCCCAGCGGCACCCATTTCTACAACAAGCAATGGAGTTGGTCAAAATGTTGGCAGTACTGTGAACATGTCTAATTCATTTGGGCTTTCTCATAAGTGTGGGCCAGCTGATGTTACCTTAGATTTGCAACTTAAACCACCAACTAGACCTGAGCTAGGGATAAACTGGAAAGGACTTGTTCCTGCTCCAGAACTGAGTCTATCTCTGTTTGGTAAGCCCATGGACGAATGCAAGTCTCTAGGTGCTCCTAATGCTTTATTTGATTCTGAAATTGCCGGAAGTTCCAAAAAGGGCAGTGAGGAGACAGCTTCTACACCGGGGTCAGATAAGGTGCTGGTTGAGAAAATCGTTACACCTGGGCCCTGCAATGCAAATCCACAGGATACTACATCAGCAACTGTTTCTGGAATTGATCAGATGACATCTCATAATTTGGTGAAGAAAGAACCTGAAGAAACACCCCAACAGCATATTCTTAAGGGTGCTGAAAAGGCACATCTATTAGAACGACAAAGTGTTGTGCCAGCTAGCAATTGCGCTGAATCTGAAATGACTGACAGTCCACCCCAAGTTCCCAGTAGAGCTGGGTTTGATTTGAATTCTGAAATCTTTCCGAATAACGGTATCCATGATGGGCTTAATGTAGCGACTGATAATGTTCCAATACCAGCTGAAAGTTTGCTTGATATTACCCAAGCTAAGACCATGCCTGCTGTTCCTGAAGTTGAAATAGATGTGAAGCGCGAAGAATCCACTAATCCTGTGGTAGCACCAGTAGGTGGTCATTCTGCATCATTAATGGAAGCAAAATCATTGCCTTCACTAAGTACTGTTGCCAGCCCTGCTGTTGGATTATGTGAATCTTCCAGTCAGCCCTCCGTTTCTACTGTTTGCAAACCACCAGCTAGACATGTTCCTGTTCATGCCGATACGACAAGGAGGCCCTGTGCTGCTAATGAAGCTTGTGGTGCATTGCAAGGTTCCTCCaatcctagagctaaatctttgCTTCCTAATTCTCGGGACAATGCTACTATTGATGGTATGTCACAAGGGAGTGCTGAAATGGACTGTTCAGATGATGAGGGTAATACTGTTTCACGATTTCCAACTACAAATAAGCCTCATGGTGAGTCATTGGGGAATGGCCCGACCACTAAGGAGGACGATATCAATGCCAATAACTTTTGCAAAGAGCTAAAGAAAGAACAAGACAGTGATATGCATGAGGACTGCTCATCTGTGACAAATAAGGTCAATACGCAGGCTGTTGATGGTGACAAGCGTATTAAAACCAGAGTCAGTGTTGTCAGCCATGCAGGTGAGCAGGGGCATCGAAATGAGGTTTTTGTTACCGAAAAATCTAAAGACAAACAATCATTGAATTCAGGTAAGAATTCTCCGCCGACTAAAACTGACAATACCATGGATGATGTTAAGGCTGCCACAGGCTCTGGTTCAACAGATCTCCAAAGGCCATCAGCTCTGCAAAAATCTACTGCCCCTAAACTGCAACCTACTAGGCAATCTCCTAAGACTTCAGATATGTGCCTTGAGAAGGATAGAAGCTCAGATATAAAGTCAGAAATGTCTCCACATGGCAAGCAAGCTGCAAGTTTTAATGAGAACCATGCAAAAACTGCTGCTGTGAAGATGGAGCATCAGACTGAAAATGAAGAGGTCGCTAGACACTCAGATTTGCAACGAAGAGATTCAGTACTGGGCAAAGATTCAGAGGTCGACGGGGCTTCAAGCAGTCAACCACATAGTGAATGTACCAAGGGCAAGTCAGCATTTGAAAAGTTAGAACATGACAAATTCCAACCTGACTTATGTAAGACATCTCCTCTACAGAATGAAAGAGATGGACAGCTTGTTGGGTCACACTGGAGAGATCTGGGGCATGCTTATGTGAACAGGTATGATTCATGTCATTTGTTTCCATAGTGGGATACTGCTGTAATCATGGCTCGATGTCCCCTTGCATGTGGTGCCTAGGTGTGCATGGTTTTATACTTTCATGTTTGGCTAGAATTACAAAAGCTTTTCCCTTTTTGTCTATTTGCCTTTTTTACAGGAATGAAAGATGGGAGAGGTTCATGGAGTCTGAGCGGGAAAAGAACAATGGAGAATGGCATGGTGGCAGACATGCATCTGACATGACCAACCAACGAATGACAGATCACCGTGGTGGTTGGCGGGGTGCTGGCCCCCGTGGCCATCCAAGGAACTTTCGAGGTCCAAGAATGAGAAATGAGTTTGCTGATGAACCTATTGGTGGCAGGAGACGCTCATTTGAAGATGAACCTGGGCATTTGAACCGGGTTCCACATAGGCGGCGGCGTTCACCACCACCCGACTCCCTCATGAGAGAGGTGGACATTGACGGCTTCCATGGGAGAGAGATTCCAGACCATAGGCTGCTGGCTCATGGGCAGATAGAAGATCTCCCAGATGACATGATGGAAGATAGGTTTTTTATGCCACGTTCCCATCGACACCGTGGCCAAGGTGACCATGGATTCATCCAGAGAGATAGGAGCCACTCCCCTGCACAAAGAAGGGGTggccatgtgcatttccaccGTGGACGATCACCGGAAGCAATGCCCAGATCACCGCCATTAATGCGAAATGAGAGACCATACTTGTCCCACTGCCGTCACAGTCGAGGCCATGATGAGAGAGGAGGCATGCAGAGAAACGCAAGGAGACGAGGCATGGAAGGGGATGCCTTTGAGCCACTACTGCATCCTGCTGATCTAGCTGAACTCCACGCAGAAGAGGAACTCACTGGTAGAAGGAAGTATACAGAGAGGAGAACATATCTTCGGTCTTCGGTCAGTGATGAAGACGAGATGCTCTCCTACCATACAGAGGATGACATGGAATTTGCTGAAGCCGGTGGGGGTCCACGGGAGCATGATAGCCGCTTCAGAAATAGGATGGCCCACGATAGAGCGAGGGGAGAGCAAGAGGATGGGTACAGGCACCGTGCCCATCAAGGTTGGCGAGATGGTGACTCAAATGATGGTAGGCCGAAAAGGAGGAGGTACTGACTCACAGCAATAACCGACTGATGCAGAAGACATTGGCCTTTAGGAGGACTGACTCCCAACACTGTTTTGCCGGCGTCTTCTCTTCCATATATTGGTTTGTTTGTTGCATTCGTTTCTCAGGAAAACATGGTGCTGTGGTGTGATATCTACATGCACCTGCAGCTTCCAAAACTTACCGTCTAAATATCAGCCCTGGATCCTGCTTGATAAGCTGGGCTGCTCGTGCTCGTGGAGGTCAAGACACTGAAATTTCAGGTAAGTTAAAAGTGAACGAGGACAAGCCTCCGGCATGTGCTATTCTCGCCTGGCTGGAATCGAGCAAGGAGACGAACCTCTGGGCAAAAGCTACACTATACTTTTACAAGCATGGTGCTGGTACGGCTCTTGTATTGAAGACATTATCTCTATGATTTGGTTGGAGTTGGTGGGGAGAAGCTGCCGTGGGACCGTACCCTTGTGGTCTGGTCTCCGTCGTTGCAGTCTTTGGTTGGCCTCGCTCGCTGGACCTTGCTATTCAATGGTTGTACTTGCACAACTGCCGGGCATTATGCGCCGAATAAAAATTTGTGTGTTTTTGGCACCCATCCACAGTGGTGCCGTGGAAAAGGTGCGCGAGGACCGTGACTTCGCTGGAACTCCACATGATTTGTGGAGGTATCGGGCGTGGAACTTGAAGGAGCGGCGTAGCAGCCGCTGCTGCCGTGCTCTTGCGGATCGATGTGTATCATTGGTGCTTGACTTGGTTGACGAGCTTTGGTTGGTCTGTCCGTGCTGGCGACCGCCGGGGTTGACGTGATCCGGATGCACGAGCTAGCGTATGAGAATCGATTGGTTTGTCGCT is a genomic window containing:
- the LOC117841074 gene encoding uncharacterized protein — translated: MSLAKKEEVCSHRLVPRLGEPAVGVPIKKRPVLLSDRSVASSMPLSIKPPSPVKDMPVSATGAGCGHESFFNIAKSDTNVITKGKGITDTQIQDHANRSFTSLSMTSGHGGLFNASSEIPSAESAARRFPPVVESQRQNFLALDLQLPSRQNGKDSNYGSIVKEEKVDQALSGLSSAEAHNNVHVASELNASSYSNSSDGRLPNLDLNVPLDPADSLEGLPTMHESGNGLFHHRTIQRQKAQVAPAAPISTTSNGVGQNVGSTVNMSNSFGLSHKCGPADVTLDLQLKPPTRPELGINWKGLVPAPELSLSLFGKPMDECKSLGAPNALFDSEIAGSSKKGSEETASTPGSDKVLVEKIVTPGPCNANPQDTTSATVSGIDQMTSHNLVKKEPEETPQQHILKGAEKAHLLERQSVVPASNCAESEMTDSPPQVPSRAGFDLNSEIFPNNGIHDGLNVATDNVPIPAESLLDITQAKTMPAVPEVEIDVKREESTNPVVAPVGGHSASLMEAKSLPSLSTVASPAVGLCESSSQPSVSTVCKPPARHVPVHADTTRRPCAANEACGALQGSSNPRAKSLLPNSRDNATIDGMSQGSAEMDCSDDEGNTVSRFPTTNKPHGESLGNGPTTKEDDINANNFCKELKKEQDSDMHEDCSSVTNKVNTQAVDGDKRIKTRVSVVSHAGEQGHRNEVFVTEKSKDKQSLNSGKNSPPTKTDNTMDDVKAATGSGSTDLQRPSALQKSTAPKLQPTRQSPKTSDMCLEKDRSSDIKSEMSPHGKQAASFNENHAKTAAVKMEHQTENEEVARHSDLQRRDSVLGKDSEVDGASSSQPHSECTKGKSAFEKLEHDKFQPDLCKTSPLQNERDGQLVGSHWRDLGHAYVNRNERWERFMESEREKNNGEWHGGRHASDMTNQRMTDHRGGWRGAGPRGHPRNFRGPRMRNEFADEPIGGRRRSFEDEPGHLNRVPHRRRRSPPPDSLMREVDIDGFHGREIPDHRLLAHGQIEDLPDDMMEDRFFMPRSHRHRGQGDHGFIQRDRSHSPAQRRGGHVHFHRGRSPEAMPRSPPLMRNERPYLSHCRHSRGHDERGGMQRNARRRGMEGDAFEPLLHPADLAELHAEEELTGRRKYTERRTYLRSSVSDEDEMLSYHTEDDMEFAEAGGGPREHDSRFRNRMAHDRARGEQEDGYRHRAHQGWRDGDSNDGRPKRRRY